One bacterium genomic window, TTATTTTAAACTTTTTATTTAAAAAATGGCAAGGATTGGTGTATTTGTTTGTCATTGCGGGGTAAATATTTCTGGGGTGGTTGATTGTCCTTCGGTAGCAAGCGAATTGCTCAAAATCCCAGGGGTTGTTTATACAAGGGATTATCAATATATGTGCTCCTTACCTGGACAAGCCTTAATAAAAGGGGCAATAAGGGATTATAAGCTTTCCAGGGTTGTGGTTGCTGCCTGCTCTCCCAGGATGCATGAGGAGACATTTAGGAATTGTATTAAAGAGGCAGGTCTTAATCCATATCTTCTTGAAATGGCGAATATCAGGGAGCAATGCTCTTGGGTTCATACAGATAAGGAAAAAGCAACAAAAAAGGCAATTGAGCTTGTCCAAATGGCTTGTGCAAAGGCAAAGAGAAATATTCCCTTAAGTAAATTAAGAGCCGATGTTTGCAAAAGGGTATTGGTTATTGGCGGTGGAATTGCAGGAATTCAAGCAGCCTTGGATTTAGGAAATGCTGGAATTTCTACAATAATTGTAGAAAGAACATCCACAATTGGAGGAAAGATGGCTCAGCTTGACAAGACATTTCCAACCCTTGATTGCTCTGCCTGTATTCTAACCCCAAAGATGGTTGAGGTCTCAAGGATGAATAATCTCAAAATTTATACATATTCTGAAATTGAAGAAGTCTCTGGCTTTATGGGAAACTTTAAGGTTAAAATAAGAAAAAGAGCAAGATCAATTGATGAAAGCAAATGCACCGGCTGTGGTGGTTGCCTTGAAAAATGCCCGCTAAAGATTCCCTCAGAATTTAATATGGGATTAAGCACAAGGGGTGCAATATACATCCCATTCCCACAGGCTGTCCCAAGAATTCCTGTAATTGATCGAGAAAATTGTCTATATTTCACAAAGAAAAGGTGTGGCTTGTGTAAAAAAGCCTGTGATAGAGATGCAATTAACTATTCTCAGGAAGATGAGATAATCACAGAGGATGTAGGAGCAATCATTGTGGCAACAGGGTTTTCCTTGTTTGACCACAAAGCCTATGGAGAATATGGAGAAGGAAGGTTTAAGGATGTTCTCTCCTCCCTCTCCTTTGAAAGGCTTATAAATGCATCTGGTCCTACAAAAGGACACATAAAAAGGCCATCAGATGGGAAAGAGCCAAAAAGCGTTTGTTTTATTCAGTGTATTGGCTGCAGGGATGAGGCAAAAGGCATTTCATATTGCGGAAGGTTTTGCTGTATGTACACGGCAAAGCAGGCAATTTTATTAAAGGAGCATATTCCCGATTGCAAGGCCTATGTTTTTTATATTGATATAAGGGCAGCTGGCAAGGGATATGAGGAGTTTGTAGAGAAGGCAAGGATAAAATATGGCATTTCATATATCAGGGGAAGGGTATCTAAGATTTATCAAAAAAAGGATAGGCTTGTTTTAAAGGGTGCGGATACATTGGCAGGGATTCCATTGGAGATTGAAGCTGATATGGTTGTTTTGGCAAACGGTGCTATTGCCCAAGCTGATTCCAAAAATCTAGCCCAAATTTTAAAAATACCCTATGATGAATATGGCTTCTTTGCCGAGCTCCATCCAAAGCTAGCACCCTCTGAAACAACCAGCGGAGGCATATTTCTAGCTGGTTCTTGCCAATTCCCAAAGGATATTCCCGATTGTGTGCAATCTGCCGGGGCAGCATCTTCTAAAGCAATCTCCCTTGTTTCAAAGGATTTCCTTGAGATAGAACCAATGATTGCAAGGGTAAATAAAGAGCTTTGTAAAGGTTGCTTTGCTTGTTTAGATGTCTGTGCCTATTCTGCCATTGAAAAGGAAGAGATAAAAGGAAGGATAACTGCAAAAATAAACCCTGCCCTATGC contains:
- a CDS encoding CoB--CoM heterodisulfide reductase iron-sulfur subunit A family protein, which encodes MARIGVFVCHCGVNISGVVDCPSVASELLKIPGVVYTRDYQYMCSLPGQALIKGAIRDYKLSRVVVAACSPRMHEETFRNCIKEAGLNPYLLEMANIREQCSWVHTDKEKATKKAIELVQMACAKAKRNIPLSKLRADVCKRVLVIGGGIAGIQAALDLGNAGISTIIVERTSTIGGKMAQLDKTFPTLDCSACILTPKMVEVSRMNNLKIYTYSEIEEVSGFMGNFKVKIRKRARSIDESKCTGCGGCLEKCPLKIPSEFNMGLSTRGAIYIPFPQAVPRIPVIDRENCLYFTKKRCGLCKKACDRDAINYSQEDEIITEDVGAIIVATGFSLFDHKAYGEYGEGRFKDVLSSLSFERLINASGPTKGHIKRPSDGKEPKSVCFIQCIGCRDEAKGISYCGRFCCMYTAKQAILLKEHIPDCKAYVFYIDIRAAGKGYEEFVEKARIKYGISYIRGRVSKIYQKKDRLVLKGADTLAGIPLEIEADMVVLANGAIAQADSKNLAQILKIPYDEYGFFAELHPKLAPSETTSGGIFLAGSCQFPKDIPDCVQSAGAASSKAISLVSKDFLEIEPMIARVNKELCKGCFACLDVCAYSAIEKEEIKGRITAKINPALCHGCGSCLSICRCSAISLDGFSSNGLFHQLEKSC